A genomic window from Onychostoma macrolepis isolate SWU-2019 chromosome 22, ASM1243209v1, whole genome shotgun sequence includes:
- the LOC131531149 gene encoding SLAM family member 5-like: protein MEQRKKMFHMFIFCLCWCCLSGVFGETVSVTEGNSITLHPNVTKIHEDDDVLWKFASENLLIAEMNRAAGISSTYNEVVDGRFRDRLKLDNQTGSLTITNITSEHAGLYKLQINGAKWSLKTFNVTVYARLPVPVINRGFTQCSSSSSSSYCSLLCSVVNVGHVTLSWYKGNSLLSSISVSDLSISLSLPLEVEYQDKNTYSCVLHNPISNQTRHLDISRLCHTCSEVPVHCCGSTEAVVRLVVSSLVGVATVAVLVYDIISTIGDKKQNHKHCDIT from the exons ATGGAACAACGGAAGAAAATGTTTCAcatgtttattttctgtttgtgtTGGTGCTGTCTGAGTG gtgtgtttggtgagaCAGTGTCAGTGACGGAGGGCAATTCTATTACTCTACACCCTAATGTTACTAAAATACATGAAGATGACGATGTACTGTGGAAATTTGCATCTGAAAACTTGCTCATAGCTGAAATGAATAGAGCTGCTGGAATCTCCTCCACATACAATGAAGTTgttgatgggagattcagagacagactgaagctggataatcagactggatctctgaccatcacaaacattacatctgaacACGCTGGACTCTATAAACTACAGATAAATGGTGCAAAATGgtcattaaaaacattcaatGTTACTGTCTATG CTCGTctgcctgttcctgtcatcaACAGAGGCTTTACACAATGTTCttcatcatcgtcatcatcatattgttcattgttgtgttcagtggtgaatgtgggtcatgtgactctctcctggtacaaaggaaacagtttattgtccagcatcagtgtgtctgatctcagcatcagtctctctctacctctggaggtggaatatcaggataaaaacacctacagctgtgtgctccacaatcccatcagcaaccagacgaGACACCTGGACATCAGTCGACTCTGTCACACATGTTCAG AAGTCCCTGTCCATTGTTGTGGTTCTACTGAAGCTGTGGTCCGATTGGTCGTCTCTTCTTTAGTGGGTGTGGCTACTGTGGCTGTTCTGGTTTATGACATCATATCCACAATAGGAGACAAGAAACAGAATCATAAACATTGTGACATAACTTAG
- the LOC131531147 gene encoding uncharacterized protein LOC131531147, with the protein MLEKNVNVCVYIAFAFLVHGESDVGTDRISVIEGDSVTLRTDVTMTQQGRIKWYFSDTRIAQIIGHISSCTDVQCEYADGRFRGRLKLDHQTGSLTITNTTTTDSGLYKVFINSSEKIFNVSVCGVSAAEQDEIKRKSVKEGESVTLDTLKVKTLNGSMTWYFNETLIAEITGDQSKICTDDQCRERFRDRLKLDQFGSLIITNSRTTDSGLYKLQIKSSGNSVSITSMSFIVSVNGSGRSSAVRAGIFVGVAVLLLAAVATPVIYNRRRSSRMDEEIPHDGIGPQQDQSEDTAALLLLSEEAKTSP; encoded by the exons ATGCTGGAGAAGAATGTTAACGTTTGTGTGTACATAGCGTTTGCATTTCTCGTTCACG GTGAATCTGATGTTGGCACAGACAGAATATCAGTGATtgagggagattcagtcactctacgCACTGATGTTACAATGACCCAACAAGGCAGAATAAAATGGTATTTTAGTGACACTCGTATTGCTCAAATTATTGGACATATCAGTAGTtgtacagatgttcagtgtgaatatgctgatgggagattcagaggcagactgaagctggatcatcagactggatctctgaccatcacaaacaccacaaccacagactctggactttataaaGTATTCATCAACAGTAGTGAAAAGATCTTCAATGTTTCTGTCTGTG GAGTTTCTGCAGCTGAACAAGATGAAATCAAAAGAAAGTCAGTGAAGGAGGGAGAATCTGTAACTTTAGACACTCTTAAAGTAAAAACCCTAAATGGTTCGATGACATGGTATTTTAATGAGACTCTCATCGCTGAAATCACTGGAGATCAGAGTAAGATCTGCACAGATGATCAGTGTAGAGAgcgattcagagacagactgaaacTGGATCAATTTGGTTCTCTGATCATCACAAACagcagaaccacagactctggactctATAAACTACAGATCAAGAGCAGCGGAAACAGCGTCAGCATCACCAGCATGAGCTTCATTGTTTCTGTCAATG GTTCAGGTCGGTCTTCAGCTGTTAGAGCAGGGATATTTGTTGGTGTTGCTGTTCTTCTGTTGGCGGCTGTAGCTACTCCTGTGATTTACAATCGGCGCAGGAGCTCTAGAATGG ATGAAGAAATCCCTCATGATGGAATAGGACCCCAACAGGATCAGAGTGAAGATACTGCAGCATTATTATTACTTAGTGAAGAAGCAAAAACAAGTCCCTAA